One window from the genome of Methanoculleus sp. 7T encodes:
- a CDS encoding molybdenum cofactor biosynthesis protein MoaE has product MISVTRDDFDVNAVIDRVRKPDMGALVTFLGVVRDDGIEEMELEAYEEVAREELAAIRDEAFAKYPIESVEIIHRIGRLRVGDNILLIVVGAGHRKEAFDACEYVLERIKQSVPIWKKEIGRGGERWVPGEYPGGDA; this is encoded by the coding sequence ATGATCAGCGTAACACGAGACGATTTTGACGTAAACGCAGTGATCGACCGAGTGAGAAAGCCCGATATGGGCGCCCTGGTCACCTTCCTCGGCGTCGTCAGGGACGACGGGATTGAGGAGATGGAACTTGAAGCTTACGAGGAGGTCGCGAGAGAGGAACTTGCGGCAATCCGGGACGAGGCGTTTGCAAAATACCCCATCGAGTCCGTCGAGATCATCCACCGGATAGGAAGGCTCCGGGTCGGGGATAACATCCTCCTTATCGTCGTCGGCGCCGGGCACCGGAAGGAAGCTTTCGACGCCTGCGAGTATGTCCTCGAGCGGATCAAGCAGAGCGTGCCGATCTGGAAGAAGGAGATCGGGAGAGGCGGCGAACGCTGGGTTCCGGGAGAATACCCTGGAGGCGACGCGTGA
- a CDS encoding YcaO-related McrA-glycine thioamidation protein has protein sequence MIRLQSCRKAYAKETQRVVPPAETLRRARERLPAAGITRVADITNLDRIGIPVFSSIRPTAETGAISVYNGKGATPIEAEVSAVMEGIERYSGEMGDRETFVGRYSEVSAGEAALNPADLILPPLVPADIPVPWVRGYDIVQDEEVLVPAHAVFHPLPVTCGRLFRTNTNGLASGNTLEEATFHALMEVVERDAWSLVEVTRNTGPRIKGITDGLAADLLAKFAAAGVEVTLKDITSDIGIPTVAAVADDVVLKDPALLTIGMGSHTNAGIAVLRALTEVAQSRLTQIHGAREDTDTADVRKMIGYDRTKRLNRHWFAESDTVEFAAMPSLDSDDFLTDINHVTDRLNAAGLSRVVVVDLTRPEIGIPVVRVVVPGLEMYAMDQDRIGRRCRDARNRRLPRSQL, from the coding sequence GTGATCAGGCTGCAGTCGTGCCGGAAGGCCTACGCGAAGGAGACCCAGCGGGTCGTCCCGCCGGCGGAGACGCTTCGCCGGGCGCGGGAGAGACTCCCTGCGGCCGGGATCACCCGGGTCGCCGATATCACGAACCTCGACCGGATTGGGATCCCGGTCTTCTCGAGCATCCGGCCGACCGCCGAGACGGGGGCGATATCGGTCTACAACGGCAAAGGCGCCACCCCGATCGAGGCTGAAGTCTCGGCGGTGATGGAAGGGATCGAACGCTACTCGGGAGAGATGGGCGACCGGGAGACCTTTGTCGGGCGCTACAGCGAGGTCTCGGCCGGTGAAGCCGCGCTTAACCCGGCGGACCTGATCCTCCCGCCCCTGGTCCCGGCCGACATACCGGTCCCCTGGGTCCGCGGCTACGACATCGTGCAGGACGAGGAGGTGCTCGTCCCGGCCCATGCGGTCTTCCACCCCCTGCCGGTGACCTGCGGCCGCCTCTTCCGGACCAACACCAACGGGCTTGCCTCCGGAAACACCCTTGAAGAAGCGACCTTCCACGCCCTGATGGAGGTGGTCGAGCGTGACGCATGGTCGCTTGTCGAGGTGACGCGGAACACCGGCCCCCGGATCAAGGGGATCACCGACGGGCTTGCCGCCGATCTCCTCGCAAAATTTGCGGCCGCCGGCGTCGAGGTCACCCTCAAGGACATCACGAGCGACATCGGGATCCCCACGGTGGCCGCGGTGGCCGACGACGTGGTGCTCAAAGACCCTGCGCTCCTGACGATCGGGATGGGGTCGCACACGAACGCCGGGATCGCGGTCCTCCGGGCGCTCACGGAGGTCGCGCAGAGCAGGCTGACTCAGATCCACGGTGCACGAGAGGATACCGACACCGCGGACGTCAGGAAGATGATCGGCTACGACCGGACGAAACGGCTGAACCGGCACTGGTTCGCGGAGAGCGACACTGTCGAGTTTGCGGCCATGCCGTCGCTCGACAGCGATGACTTCCTCACCGACATCAACCACGTCACCGACCGGCTCAACGCCGCCGGACTCTCTCGGGTGGTCGTGGTAGACCTCACCCGGCCCGAGATCGGCATACCGGTCGTCAGGGTGGTCGTGCCGGGGCTGGAGATGTACGCGATGGACCAGGACCGGATCGGGAGGAGGTGCCGTGACGCACGGAATCGTCGTCTTCCTCGGTCCCAGTTGTGA
- a CDS encoding DUF7490 domain-containing protein, with protein MRELLGAAAVVVLLSLVLAAGCTSPQPQTGYVTIRGVDISIPDGQPPSNVTRITVVPYLDAVYAAVEGVDLQVSVKEAGTDIVVTEKVLPVGNLTPGKTAKEEVSLVLENGRRYAVWVTVWQDGRMRESGSVDVFLPDRTVAERRLAYSLLSIAAIDVMTPDLKADPVTLDIITEIANSGRASSGDLTVDLRAVNLQTGITAVRESRSLGTVAGGSTAERRVSVTVPNGYDYEIGIRLAESGAAFATSTGRITLAPPPQVVLAGGAVLDSGKDTSPISLPVPTSAPAKPPSAQVGQFKVQSSGAPMPSQAPGLGAALAVAGTLGAGLAVLAGRRR; from the coding sequence ATGAGAGAGTTGTTGGGTGCAGCAGCGGTCGTCGTGCTCCTGTCCCTGGTGCTTGCGGCCGGATGCACGTCGCCTCAGCCCCAGACGGGATACGTGACTATCCGGGGCGTTGATATCAGTATCCCGGACGGTCAGCCGCCCTCGAACGTCACCCGTATCACGGTAGTCCCGTACCTCGATGCGGTGTATGCGGCAGTGGAGGGTGTCGACCTGCAGGTCAGTGTGAAGGAGGCCGGGACCGATATCGTCGTTACGGAGAAGGTCCTCCCGGTCGGCAACCTGACGCCGGGGAAGACGGCAAAAGAGGAGGTTTCCTTGGTGCTTGAGAACGGCAGGCGTTATGCCGTCTGGGTAACGGTATGGCAGGACGGACGTATGCGGGAGTCGGGGTCGGTAGACGTCTTCCTCCCCGACAGGACGGTTGCCGAGCGGAGACTGGCCTACTCGCTCCTCTCCATCGCCGCGATCGATGTCATGACCCCGGACCTCAAGGCCGACCCGGTCACGCTTGATATCATCACCGAGATCGCGAACAGCGGCCGCGCCTCCTCCGGGGATCTTACCGTGGATCTCCGGGCCGTCAACCTCCAGACCGGGATCACGGCCGTCCGCGAGTCCCGGTCGCTTGGGACGGTCGCCGGGGGCTCGACAGCCGAACGGCGGGTGAGCGTTACGGTTCCGAACGGCTACGACTACGAGATCGGCATCCGGCTCGCCGAAAGCGGCGCGGCCTTTGCGACCAGCACCGGCCGGATCACCCTGGCTCCGCCGCCGCAGGTGGTCCTCGCCGGCGGTGCGGTGCTCGACTCCGGCAAGGACACATCGCCGATCTCCCTCCCGGTCCCGACCTCGGCACCGGCGAAGCCGCCCTCCGCGCAGGTCGGGCAGTTTAAGGTCCAGAGCAGCGGCGCGCCGATGCCGTCGCAGGCTCCCGGGTTAGGGGCCGCGCTTGCCGTCGCCGGGACCCTCGGTGCAGGGCTTGCGGTGCTTGCAGGCCGGAGGAGGTAG
- a CDS encoding ABC transporter ATP-binding protein → MIQTENLTKVYNGKTAVDGLNLVVGEGEIFGFLGPNGAGKSTTILMLTGMIEPTDGRCLVDGIEVAKNPLKVKEIIGYLPEDVGFYGNMTAEQNLDYFARFYGMDAKGRRERIAELLKLVHLDGVTQKAGEYSRGMKQRLGLAQALINDPKVLFLDEPTANLDPEGVREYRELVEHLAGEGKTIFVSSHILSEVREVCRTVGLLAKGKLVAQGTLEEVARTLAPSDGDAVRIVVETRERLPEIEDSDIVDVERNGNRAVVLAKTDIRDRLATALFEQGVHIREMRVEEPDIEDVFMAVYRR, encoded by the coding sequence ATGATACAAACTGAGAACCTCACCAAAGTGTATAATGGGAAGACGGCCGTCGACGGCCTGAACCTCGTGGTCGGGGAGGGGGAGATATTCGGTTTCCTCGGCCCGAACGGAGCGGGAAAGAGCACGACGATCCTGATGCTCACCGGCATGATCGAGCCCACCGACGGGCGTTGCCTCGTCGACGGCATTGAGGTTGCCAAGAACCCGCTGAAAGTAAAGGAGATCATCGGCTACCTCCCCGAAGACGTCGGGTTTTACGGGAATATGACCGCCGAGCAGAACCTCGACTACTTCGCTCGGTTCTACGGGATGGACGCGAAGGGGCGAAGGGAGCGGATCGCCGAACTGCTCAAACTGGTCCACCTCGACGGCGTCACCCAGAAGGCCGGGGAGTACTCCCGCGGAATGAAACAGCGGCTCGGGCTCGCCCAAGCGCTGATCAACGATCCCAAAGTGCTCTTCCTCGACGAACCGACGGCAAACCTCGACCCGGAGGGCGTCAGGGAGTACCGAGAACTCGTCGAGCACCTCGCCGGCGAAGGAAAGACGATCTTCGTCTCCTCCCACATCCTCTCCGAGGTCCGGGAGGTCTGCCGAACCGTCGGACTCCTCGCAAAGGGAAAACTCGTCGCGCAGGGGACGCTTGAGGAGGTCGCTAGGACGCTTGCCCCTTCCGACGGCGACGCAGTCAGGATCGTGGTCGAGACCCGAGAGCGGCTGCCCGAGATCGAGGATTCGGATATTGTCGACGTCGAGCGGAACGGGAACCGGGCGGTCGTCCTGGCGAAGACGGATATCCGGGACCGGCTTGCAACAGCCCTCTTCGAGCAGGGCGTGCATATCCGCGAGATGCGGGTCGAGGAGCCGGACATCGAGGACGTCTTCATGGCAGTCTACCGGAGGTGA
- a CDS encoding ubiquitin-like small modifier protein 1 — MQIRVRAFARLREVIGGDLTLEVPRDATMARLLAAVGEISGEAHQALFEESGELRGYVILMRNSKRVRRAEVETLALADGDEVALFPPVAGG; from the coding sequence ATGCAGATTCGAGTAAGAGCTTTCGCCCGGTTGCGCGAGGTCATCGGGGGTGACCTCACGCTCGAGGTTCCTCGGGACGCGACGATGGCCCGGCTGCTTGCGGCGGTCGGGGAGATCTCGGGAGAGGCACACCAGGCGCTCTTTGAGGAGAGCGGAGAACTCCGGGGATACGTGATATTAATGCGGAACAGCAAACGCGTGCGCAGGGCGGAGGTGGAGACCCTCGCCCTCGCCGACGGGGATGAGGTCGCCCTCTTCCCGCCGGTGGCGGGCGGGTGA
- a CDS encoding HesA/MoeB/ThiF family protein gives MLTERELERYRRQIALFGEEAQERLASARTVVAGAGGLGCPVALYLAAAGVGEIRLIDGDVVDRTNLNRQVLHGDRDVGRAKVESAAEKLRAQNPEITVIATYAAVDEENAAALADGADLIIDATDNFPVRYALNRAALRLGVPLIHGAVRGFDGQATTIIPGRTACLECTFPVAPPEEGVIPVVGTTPGIIGLVQANEAIKYITGIGDLLTNRLLVWDGRAAAMATLPLERQEDCRACGKGRC, from the coding sequence ATGCTCACGGAACGGGAACTGGAACGCTACCGGCGGCAGATTGCGCTCTTCGGAGAGGAGGCTCAGGAACGGCTTGCGAGCGCCCGAACCGTTGTTGCCGGGGCGGGCGGGCTCGGGTGCCCGGTCGCCCTCTACCTTGCCGCCGCCGGTGTCGGGGAGATCCGGCTGATCGACGGCGATGTCGTCGACCGGACCAACCTAAACCGGCAGGTGCTCCACGGCGACCGTGATGTCGGGCGGGCGAAGGTCGAGTCGGCGGCCGAGAAACTCCGGGCACAGAACCCGGAGATCACGGTTATCGCGACGTATGCGGCCGTCGATGAAGAGAACGCCGCCGCGCTCGCAGACGGGGCCGACCTTATCATCGACGCCACCGATAACTTCCCGGTTCGCTACGCCCTGAACCGAGCGGCGCTCCGCCTCGGGGTGCCGCTCATCCACGGGGCGGTCAGGGGATTCGACGGGCAGGCGACGACGATCATCCCCGGCCGGACGGCCTGCTTGGAGTGCACCTTCCCGGTGGCCCCGCCGGAGGAGGGCGTCATCCCCGTGGTCGGCACCACGCCCGGGATCATCGGGCTTGTCCAGGCGAACGAGGCGATCAAGTACATCACCGGCATCGGCGACCTTCTCACGAATAGGCTCCTCGTCTGGGACGGACGGGCCGCCGCCATGGCGACCCTGCCGCTCGAGCGGCAGGAAGACTGCAGGGCGTGCGGGAAAGGCCGGTGTTGA
- a CDS encoding GNAT family N-acetyltransferase: MTTEIIDDRDTWDTFVDKSASGRLFHKWDFLKITEKHTGFTFLPYGIFKGNELICIFPLFRKQMHGFSVLLSPPPLQSAIPYLGFIMGRRYDTAKQSKKESMLRTVAEHFEAEIADPAPNYFAVTLVPGFIDIRQFLREGYDARVHFSYVIDLEPPLSEIWSGFSSNLRTNLRKVEKNGYRIEKSTDISTFYSAIAERFSSPEMSIPMISRAYFEDLFRAYPDELGLYYLYDRDGALTGVQATQEYKVFTLWMGAPKMSAMPGNEFLQWLLLRRAKDEGFLQMENVGANNENLNLFKSKFNPSLTLFLEVGRQDLLGRVARWAYSTVASKGPMKRKVLSYIE; the protein is encoded by the coding sequence ATGACGACAGAGATCATCGACGATAGGGATACTTGGGATACGTTCGTAGATAAGAGCGCTTCAGGCCGCCTTTTTCACAAATGGGATTTTTTAAAGATTACCGAGAAGCATACCGGCTTTACGTTTCTCCCCTACGGGATATTCAAGGGCAACGAGTTGATCTGCATCTTTCCGCTCTTCCGGAAGCAGATGCATGGGTTCAGCGTCCTCCTCTCACCGCCTCCCCTCCAGTCGGCGATACCGTATCTCGGGTTTATCATGGGCCGCCGGTATGATACCGCCAAACAGAGCAAGAAGGAGTCGATGCTCCGGACCGTCGCCGAGCACTTCGAGGCCGAGATCGCGGATCCGGCGCCGAACTACTTTGCCGTAACGTTGGTCCCGGGTTTCATCGACATTCGGCAGTTCCTCCGGGAGGGCTATGACGCCCGGGTCCACTTCTCGTACGTCATCGACCTTGAGCCGCCGCTTTCGGAGATATGGAGCGGCTTTTCGTCCAACCTTCGCACCAACCTGCGGAAAGTGGAGAAGAACGGGTATCGCATCGAGAAGAGCACCGATATATCGACCTTCTACTCTGCGATCGCGGAGCGGTTCAGTAGTCCGGAGATGAGCATCCCCATGATCAGCCGGGCCTACTTCGAGGACCTCTTCCGGGCATATCCCGATGAACTCGGGCTTTACTACCTCTACGATAGGGACGGCGCACTGACCGGCGTGCAGGCCACCCAGGAATACAAAGTCTTCACCCTATGGATGGGGGCCCCGAAGATGAGCGCAATGCCGGGCAACGAGTTTCTGCAGTGGCTCCTCCTCCGGCGGGCGAAGGACGAGGGGTTCCTGCAGATGGAGAACGTCGGGGCGAACAACGAGAACTTAAACCTCTTCAAGTCCAAGTTCAACCCCTCCCTTACCCTGTTTCTGGAAGTGGGCCGGCAGGACCTCCTCGGCAGGGTTGCACGGTGGGCCTACAGCACCGTCGCAAGCAAAGGCCCGATGAAGCGCAAGGTCCTCTCGTACATCGAGTGA
- a CDS encoding NEW3 domain-containing protein, producing the protein MIGRRYGMFLIVLLVAALAVQGAAAAKSGSMSTEIRCDFPGEMIEAGDTAVFDLSVTNRGDTGTCYLNYWAYRGTDGWNIRFVDNDREVYRMLIPAGETKSVRLVAETSGQAAVGEYPIRVGIGEGTIWVYVKVTKTHSGETGTLEATVVDKEGNVVKGADVGIYDGDFRVEGMLTTAEGKVSIGAPMGTYTVKVTKPGYRAWDKEDVEVRIGRTTNLGIVPLDKENFFAELRVKSPSRMAAIGSNTQYEMTLKNAGRNSDTYALSVQALPEQWYARFKESRDATEEVSEIYIPAGEEKTLYLDLIPPYSVDVGEYNFTAVIDSSARQYEENLTLKLRGSYNMRTYAKSYRHDINRGDTLTFDMTVTNAGVGGALTNIGINMTAPEGWRATVDPASVASLEPGERATVRVTVVPPADIVAGEYKIVAQVKSDQAKGEDEFRVVVKEQSYVALLGLLVMAGVAAGLWYMFRKYGRR; encoded by the coding sequence ATGATCGGCAGAAGATACGGTATGTTTCTCATCGTCCTCCTCGTCGCGGCGCTAGCCGTCCAAGGAGCGGCGGCCGCAAAGAGCGGTTCGATGTCGACCGAGATCCGGTGCGATTTTCCGGGCGAGATGATCGAGGCGGGCGACACCGCCGTCTTCGACCTCTCGGTCACGAACCGGGGGGATACCGGGACATGCTACCTCAACTACTGGGCCTACCGAGGCACCGACGGCTGGAATATCCGATTCGTGGACAACGACCGTGAGGTCTACCGGATGCTGATCCCGGCCGGCGAGACCAAGTCCGTCCGCTTGGTGGCGGAGACCTCCGGCCAGGCTGCGGTAGGGGAGTATCCCATCCGGGTCGGCATCGGCGAGGGCACGATCTGGGTCTACGTCAAGGTCACGAAGACCCACAGCGGCGAGACCGGCACCCTCGAGGCCACCGTCGTCGATAAGGAAGGAAACGTCGTGAAGGGCGCCGACGTCGGCATCTACGACGGCGACTTCCGGGTCGAGGGAATGCTGACGACAGCTGAAGGCAAGGTGAGCATCGGCGCCCCGATGGGCACCTACACCGTCAAGGTCACCAAGCCCGGGTACCGGGCATGGGATAAAGAGGACGTCGAAGTTCGGATCGGCCGGACGACCAATCTCGGGATCGTGCCGCTCGATAAAGAGAACTTCTTTGCCGAACTCAGGGTAAAGTCTCCGTCTCGGATGGCGGCGATCGGCAGCAACACCCAATATGAGATGACCCTGAAGAACGCCGGCAGAAACAGCGATACCTATGCCCTCTCGGTCCAGGCTCTCCCCGAGCAGTGGTACGCTCGGTTCAAGGAGAGCCGGGATGCCACCGAGGAGGTCTCGGAGATCTACATCCCGGCAGGAGAGGAGAAGACGCTCTACCTCGATCTCATCCCGCCCTACTCGGTCGATGTCGGGGAGTACAACTTCACGGCGGTGATCGACTCCTCCGCCCGGCAGTACGAAGAGAACCTGACGCTCAAACTCCGGGGGTCGTACAATATGCGGACCTACGCGAAGAGTTACCGCCATGATATCAACCGCGGCGACACGCTCACGTTCGATATGACCGTCACGAACGCCGGTGTCGGGGGAGCATTGACGAACATCGGGATCAACATGACCGCACCGGAAGGATGGCGGGCGACCGTCGACCCGGCCTCGGTCGCGAGCCTTGAGCCGGGCGAGCGGGCGACGGTGCGCGTGACGGTGGTCCCGCCTGCCGACATCGTCGCCGGCGAGTACAAGATCGTCGCCCAGGTGAAGAGCGACCAGGCCAAAGGTGAAGATGAGTTCCGGGTTGTGGTGAAGGAACAATCCTACGTAGCGCTGCTCGGCCTCTTGGTGATGGCCGGAGTCGCCGCAGGGCTCTGGTATATGTTCAGGAAGTACGGCCGCAGGTAG
- a CDS encoding ABC transporter permease — protein sequence MAAERLFNVARKEFSDHITSRRFIIILALLLVISAISMYDGIGRYNDNLKSYNEQLQSMEEIEGPYSGWMPEKPSVMFVFMSMMGYMTTLGGVLAIAIGFDLVSKEKETRSLKTLLAHPLYRDEIINGKALGGIGALGFAMVLALALSLAMLLLFSIVPTAGEFAAILIFGAVSLGFLLAYFAVALTMSTVSKESGNALIYTLVIFFAVSSVLPMLGMMAGDAFAGDPPEPPQTAPMSKAVMNVAGSGYFTTSVSQTVTHNEEVDPAWQQYEEDVKAYTEKRRLINDVSNLLSPQMNFYKVAMAVTNPRISSMMYTSYGPAPEEAPGLAEALGQVWMNIAALIVFPSVFFAATYVKFMRMDIR from the coding sequence ATGGCAGCGGAACGACTGTTTAACGTAGCACGAAAAGAGTTCTCCGACCATATCACCAGCAGGAGGTTCATCATCATCCTCGCGCTGCTCCTTGTGATATCAGCGATCAGCATGTACGACGGCATCGGGCGGTACAACGACAACCTGAAGTCGTATAACGAGCAGTTGCAGTCCATGGAAGAGATCGAGGGGCCCTATTCCGGCTGGATGCCCGAGAAACCCTCGGTCATGTTCGTCTTCATGTCCATGATGGGCTACATGACGACGCTCGGCGGCGTCCTCGCCATCGCCATTGGGTTCGACCTCGTCTCAAAGGAGAAAGAGACGCGGTCGTTAAAGACGCTCCTTGCGCACCCGCTCTATCGCGACGAGATCATCAACGGCAAAGCGCTCGGGGGCATCGGCGCGCTCGGATTTGCCATGGTGCTTGCGCTCGCCCTCTCGCTTGCGATGCTCCTCCTCTTCTCGATCGTCCCAACGGCGGGCGAGTTCGCCGCCATCCTGATCTTCGGGGCGGTCTCGCTCGGGTTCCTGCTCGCCTACTTCGCCGTCGCGCTGACGATGTCGACGGTCTCAAAAGAGAGCGGGAACGCGCTCATCTACACCCTTGTGATCTTCTTCGCCGTCTCATCGGTCCTCCCGATGCTCGGGATGATGGCCGGCGATGCGTTTGCAGGCGATCCGCCCGAGCCGCCCCAAACAGCCCCCATGTCGAAAGCGGTCATGAATGTCGCCGGCAGCGGATATTTCACCACCAGCGTCTCGCAGACCGTCACGCACAACGAGGAGGTGGACCCGGCGTGGCAACAGTACGAAGAGGATGTAAAGGCGTATACTGAGAAACGGAGACTCATCAACGACGTATCAAACCTCCTCTCACCGCAGATGAACTTTTACAAGGTCGCGATGGCGGTCACGAACCCCCGGATCTCCTCAATGATGTACACATCCTACGGCCCGGCGCCGGAGGAGGCCCCGGGGCTTGCCGAGGCACTCGGCCAGGTCTGGATGAACATCGCGGCGCTCATCGTCTTCCCGTCGGTCTTCTTTGCTGCGACATACGTGAAGTTCATGCGGATGGATATCAGGTGA
- a CDS encoding ArsR/SmtB family transcription factor: MLTLSFSTIPELAQLLSLLGNEQRLAILRAIATDEKYAREIAEELGISRPLVAIYLRQLEKLGLAEGKSRTSDEPPYLRRYYRAVPFELVLNLDLIVSLPRSEDGTG, encoded by the coding sequence ATGTTGACATTATCTTTCAGCACTATCCCCGAACTAGCACAGTTGCTGTCCTTGCTTGGAAACGAGCAGCGGCTCGCCATACTCCGGGCAATCGCGACCGACGAGAAGTACGCCCGCGAGATTGCCGAGGAACTTGGTATATCGCGCCCGCTGGTTGCCATCTACCTCCGGCAACTTGAGAAACTCGGTCTTGCGGAGGGGAAGAGCAGGACATCGGACGAACCGCCGTATCTCCGGAGGTACTACCGGGCGGTGCCGTTTGAGCTGGTGCTGAATCTGGACCTGATCGTGTCACTACCGAGGTCTGAAGATGGAACAGGATAG
- a CDS encoding PIN domain-containing protein — translation MTAICIDTNLFLELYGTAEDPEEIFADIGAVREHLVFPDIIFDEFLRNRSRVLDRIADDVRKRETGEVPLPSVIRKNPNIAALQRAGEEYNRVVGVLYADIRRMIVDPAVDPVARAFGDLARDPGVRVFRRTEELIARAHRRKLLGNPPKSPGTDTIGDELIWETLLLNLAEDLIFVTRDRMFYYHTAYLAEEYRERTGSNLTITDRISDVLKLVGRPPSPALVGFEGRE, via the coding sequence ATGACAGCCATATGTATCGATACAAACCTCTTCCTCGAACTCTACGGAACGGCTGAGGACCCGGAGGAGATATTCGCAGATATCGGGGCCGTGAGGGAGCACCTCGTCTTCCCCGACATCATCTTCGACGAGTTCCTTCGCAATCGCTCGAGGGTTCTCGACAGGATCGCGGACGACGTGCGGAAGCGGGAGACCGGAGAGGTCCCGTTGCCGTCGGTCATCCGAAAGAACCCAAACATCGCCGCGCTGCAGCGGGCAGGCGAGGAGTACAACCGGGTGGTCGGGGTTCTCTACGCAGACATCCGGAGAATGATCGTAGATCCCGCCGTCGACCCGGTCGCCCGGGCGTTCGGCGACCTTGCCCGTGACCCGGGCGTACGGGTCTTCCGACGGACCGAGGAACTTATAGCGCGGGCTCACCGCCGCAAACTTCTCGGCAACCCTCCGAAGAGCCCGGGTACGGATACCATCGGCGACGAACTCATCTGGGAGACGCTCCTTCTGAACCTTGCGGAAGACCTGATCTTCGTCACCCGGGACCGGATGTTTTACTACCACACCGCCTACCTCGCGGAGGAGTATCGGGAGAGGACCGGCAGCAACCTGACCATCACCGACCGGATATCCGATGTGCTGAAACTCGTCGGAAGGCCGCCGTCGCCGGCGCTGGTCGGGTTCGAAGGCAGGGAATAA
- a CDS encoding TfuA-related McrA-glycine thioamidation protein yields the protein MTHGIVVFLGPSCDRATAREILDADYRPPAKRGDIAEAANAGARIIGLIDGVFFQDCAVAHREILAALRAGVRVVGASSMGALRAAELDSLGMEGVGEIYRAYREGRLVADDEVALLFDPETFAPLSEPLVNIRATLQRALECGVIGADAARVLLDAARSLYFPERTYDAVVEAAEGKVDPEDLAGFAAFAGEQAVDQKREDALSALRYIRGLAEG from the coding sequence GTGACGCACGGAATCGTCGTCTTCCTCGGTCCCAGTTGTGACCGGGCGACCGCCCGGGAGATCCTCGACGCCGACTACCGGCCGCCGGCGAAGAGAGGCGACATAGCGGAGGCCGCAAACGCCGGGGCCAGGATCATCGGACTCATCGACGGGGTCTTCTTTCAGGACTGCGCCGTCGCCCACCGGGAGATCCTCGCCGCGCTCAGGGCCGGGGTGCGGGTCGTCGGCGCCTCGAGCATGGGAGCGCTCCGGGCCGCGGAACTCGACAGCCTCGGGATGGAGGGCGTCGGGGAGATCTACCGGGCCTACCGGGAAGGAAGGCTCGTCGCCGACGACGAGGTGGCGCTCCTCTTCGACCCGGAGACGTTCGCCCCGCTCTCGGAGCCGCTCGTGAACATCCGAGCGACCCTCCAGCGGGCGCTGGAATGCGGGGTGATCGGCGCCGACGCTGCCCGGGTACTCCTTGACGCCGCGCGGAGCCTCTACTTCCCGGAGCGGACCTACGATGCGGTCGTCGAGGCGGCGGAAGGAAAGGTGGACCCGGAGGACCTCGCCGGGTTTGCGGCGTTTGCCGGGGAGCAAGCCGTAGACCAGAAACGCGAGGACGCTCTCTCGGCGCTCAGGTATATCAGGGGTCTCGCCGAGGGTTGA
- a CDS encoding DUF5671 domain-containing protein: MALQGLTAWRAYLYAVSFIALIVAIIGAVDLIAIAIEAFIYPAPQPYPASQYYPGLPGSVAQVVVGLIVWGYHWRLLRKER; the protein is encoded by the coding sequence GTGGCGCTCCAGGGCCTCACTGCGTGGAGGGCCTACCTCTACGCCGTCTCGTTCATCGCGCTCATCGTCGCGATCATCGGTGCCGTGGACCTCATCGCCATTGCAATCGAGGCCTTCATCTACCCTGCACCCCAGCCCTATCCCGCGTCGCAGTATTACCCCGGCCTTCCCGGGAGCGTGGCGCAGGTCGTGGTGGGGCTCATTGTCTGGGGTTATCACTGGAGGCTGCTCCGGAAGGAGCGCTGA